The region CCGACCGCGACTCCACCGACTACAAGCAGGGCTGGGCGGCCTTCCTCTGCCTGCTCAAGCTCTACATCGAGCGCGGCCTGCGCTGGGACTAGCCCGCCCCCGGGGGCGAGTGGCGCCAGAAACGAAACACTGACAATCGCTTGCAGTTCTTGGTGGGCTTCTGCGCCGGCCCCTTGACGGCGCTCTCCCTTCGATCTATATTTGCACAGCTATGCAAGCGAATTTGGAACCTCGCGACACCCTGGACGGCCTGCTCAGCCCGGCACTCTTCAAGGCGCTCGGCGACCCGAACCGTCTCGCCCTGCTGCTGCGCCTCGCCGCGGCCGGCGGGCCGGCCACGGTGAGCGCGCTGCGCGGCTGCTGCGAGCGGGACCTCTCCGTGGTCTCGCGGCACCTCGCGCGCCTGCGCGAGGCGGGCATCGTCGTCGCCGAGCGCCGCGGCCGCGAAGTGCACTACCAGCTCACCAGCGACCTGGCGAGCACCCTGCGCGCCATCGCCGACGCCCTCGACGCCTGCTGTCCGCCCGCCGCCTGCGCGCCGGGAGCCTGCTGCCCGCCGGGCACCTGCGGTATGGACCCCAAAGAAGGAGAGACATGAGCACTCACGACTCCACCCGCGAGCGCATTTCCCGGGACTACGCCGCCGCCATCAAGCAGGGGGGCTCCTGCTGCGGCGACAAGGCCGTGGCGCCCAC is a window of bacterium DNA encoding:
- a CDS encoding helix-turn-helix transcriptional regulator → MQANLEPRDTLDGLLSPALFKALGDPNRLALLLRLAAAGGPATVSALRGCCERDLSVVSRHLARLREAGIVVAERRGREVHYQLTSDLASTLRAIADALDACCPPAACAPGACCPPGTCGMDPKEGET